One genomic window of candidate division WOR-3 bacterium includes the following:
- a CDS encoding HD domain-containing protein, with protein MKQLIDEIRKNEYIGQIAALKRRQKIYLVGGTIRDILLGIPPNDFDFAVSGSGIYFARKVAKAINGAFVLLSEEDDEARVVKDNKIYDFIGYKENISTDLQRRDFTINAMAVDLDTFEFIDLHNGLGDLKKRLIRLTSENSLKDDPLRVLRGFRFALELDFKIDKEFFKYAKQVSLKNIAGERIGYEFMRIVSAGNSYKMILKMNDLGLFQQIFPEAKKIIEDGFLWGHSLSTYQALEILMQKGFFKKLEPEFSQYFSLEKRKALLKIAGLFHDVAKPDTFLIKEGDVHFYGHDTKGAKVVEIIGYKRLKLSRNDVQVIKKLVKEHMRPHLLATNEELTDRAIRRFFRDLGEDFFGAMMLAWADGYATGGRTRHLEQTFLKMIELKRADDAKPKIERLVNGYDLIALGLKPGPVFKIILQELFDLQLEGKIKTKEEGLKLAKEIYEKNKDYETNKNNKTNTD; from the coding sequence ATGAAACAGTTGATTGATGAGATAAGAAAGAACGAATACATTGGACAAATTGCTGCCCTGAAAAGAAGGCAGAAAATTTATCTTGTTGGTGGAACGATTCGCGATATATTATTGGGTATTCCTCCAAATGATTTTGATTTTGCAGTATCAGGCTCGGGTATTTACTTCGCCCGTAAAGTAGCAAAGGCAATAAATGGCGCATTTGTTCTGCTAAGTGAAGAAGATGATGAGGCACGGGTAGTAAAGGATAATAAAATTTATGATTTTATAGGCTATAAGGAGAATATAAGTACGGATTTACAAAGGCGTGATTTTACAATAAATGCAATGGCGGTGGATTTGGACACGTTTGAATTTATTGATTTGCATAATGGATTAGGTGACCTTAAAAAGAGGCTAATTCGCCTAACTTCAGAAAATTCACTTAAGGATGACCCATTAAGGGTATTAAGGGGATTTAGATTTGCTCTTGAATTGGATTTTAAAATTGACAAAGAATTTTTTAAATATGCAAAACAGGTCAGTTTAAAGAATATTGCCGGAGAAAGAATTGGTTACGAATTTATGCGCATAGTTTCGGCGGGTAATTCTTATAAAATGATTTTAAAAATGAATGACCTTGGACTATTTCAACAAATCTTCCCTGAGGCAAAAAAGATAATTGAGGATGGATTTCTCTGGGGGCATTCCTTAAGCACTTACCAGGCTCTTGAAATTTTGATGCAAAAAGGTTTTTTTAAAAAACTTGAGCCAGAATTTTCACAATATTTTTCTCTTGAAAAGAGAAAAGCCCTTTTAAAAATCGCTGGATTATTCCATGATGTTGCCAAACCTGATACATTTTTGATTAAGGAAGGGGATGTTCATTTTTATGGACATGATACAAAGGGTGCAAAGGTTGTTGAAATAATTGGATATAAAAGATTGAAACTCTCTCGCAACGATGTTCAGGTGATTAAAAAACTTGTAAAAGAACATATGCGACCCCATCTTCTTGCAACAAACGAAGAACTTACTGACCGTGCAATAAGGAGATTCTTTAGAGATCTCGGCGAAGATTTTTTCGGTGCAATGATGCTCGCCTGGGCAGATGGATATGCAACGGGTGGCAGAACAAGACACTTAGAACAGACATTCTTAAAGATGATAGAATTAAAAAGGGCTGATGATGCAAAGCCGAAGATTGAAAGATTGGTGAATGGTTATGATCTGATTGCACTCGGCTTAAAACCAGGACCAGTTTTTAAAATCATCCTTCAAGAACTTTTTGACCTTCAACTTGAAGGTAAAATTAAAACAAAAGAAGAAGGATTAAAATTAGCAAAGGAGATTTATGAGAAAAACAAAGATTATGAAACCAATAAAAATAACAAAACCAACACCGATTGA